A single Arachidicoccus sp. BS20 DNA region contains:
- a CDS encoding DUF5695 domain-containing protein, whose protein sequence is MKHNIKQQLPNIRKYNFFVQCLLCACFGFFVEVKAQTKNLQENVLHTKQGFINLSTNNFSLKLVRSSQTVADLFPQNDTLPDFTPGNRLATRNKNGMYYLGDINIGLRSKENNAWKYYSSAKLRKPVTVLKNGGDILAASDLQPTLPGDIPLDIQRYWLKEGNDIVLKFVLKNKSNVPEEIGYLGIPMIFNNMLQGENLETAHAKNVFYDPYIGMDAGYLQVTRLNGKNPALLVLPEAHTPFEAYNPLLDDPTPRGIDFEGFYEWVVCSKAKAETDWKNAEPWNAPSSFVLQPGESRSIGVKFVFSKSIEGIEQTLIQYGKPVAVGIPGYVLPEDVDANLFLKYDSKIASVEIYPSDVMSVSKEGTLKNGWEKLSVKGKKYGRARLLVKYENGLIQTIQYKVIESESQTIHNYGKFISTNQWFDKPDSLFHRSPSFISYDNELHRQVVQSNRAWIAGLSDEGGAGSWLGVIMKQLVQPDKTEIQQIEQFIDSTLWGHIQYNNGALKYGVRKSLFYYAPDSLPANTYDSSINFKTWSAWPLKEASSVGRSYNYPHVVAAYWVMYRMARYHQGLVENHSWNWYLEQAFHTSLAMVNLAPYYTQFGQMEGTVFYLLLKDLKREGLTTEADELESVMKKRAIHWRSLLFPFGSEMPWDSTGQEEVFIWSLYFGFYDKADVTLQAILGYMPAIPNWAYNGNARRYWDFLYAGKLQRVERMVHHYGSELNAIPVLSWYRLHPEDLYLLRVGYGGVLGGIANIEQSGFAPLAFHSFPASLKNDGLSGDYGSGFFGYSINDATYILKDTTFGWLSFGGNLHQHGDWINVDITTASRSRVFLAPEKLWITLDAGNLKSIRYNERSKEIRLTLMPKDSFTEQAVLQISSSTGNLVPYYFTSETGITKQDNNYTVQLKNQEIVLALRKRQ, encoded by the coding sequence ATGAAGCACAACATAAAACAGCAATTGCCTAATATTCGTAAGTATAATTTTTTTGTACAATGCTTGCTATGCGCGTGTTTCGGCTTTTTTGTCGAAGTAAAAGCACAAACAAAAAATCTTCAGGAAAATGTGCTTCATACCAAACAAGGATTTATCAATCTTTCTACCAATAATTTTTCCCTGAAACTTGTTCGTTCATCACAAACCGTTGCAGATTTATTTCCTCAAAATGATACACTGCCTGATTTTACGCCCGGCAACAGGCTTGCAACAAGAAACAAAAACGGAATGTATTATTTGGGCGATATTAATATAGGGCTGCGCTCAAAAGAAAATAATGCGTGGAAATATTATTCATCTGCAAAATTGCGGAAGCCTGTTACTGTTTTAAAAAATGGTGGAGATATATTGGCTGCATCGGATTTGCAACCAACCTTGCCAGGCGATATTCCTTTAGACATTCAGCGTTATTGGCTGAAAGAAGGAAATGATATTGTTTTAAAATTTGTTTTAAAGAATAAAAGCAATGTTCCCGAAGAAATAGGCTATCTCGGTATTCCGATGATTTTTAATAATATGCTGCAAGGCGAAAACCTTGAAACGGCGCATGCAAAAAATGTTTTTTACGACCCGTATATCGGTATGGATGCAGGCTACTTGCAGGTTACGCGGCTGAACGGAAAAAATCCTGCGTTGCTTGTTTTACCGGAAGCGCATACGCCTTTTGAAGCATACAATCCATTACTCGACGATCCTACGCCGCGCGGTATTGACTTTGAGGGATTTTATGAATGGGTTGTTTGCAGTAAAGCAAAGGCGGAAACAGATTGGAAAAACGCCGAGCCTTGGAATGCGCCGAGTTCTTTCGTTTTGCAGCCCGGAGAATCGCGAAGTATCGGTGTGAAATTTGTTTTTTCAAAATCGATTGAAGGAATTGAGCAAACGCTTATACAATACGGAAAGCCTGTTGCAGTGGGCATTCCCGGATATGTGTTGCCGGAGGATGTGGATGCAAATTTGTTTTTAAAATACGACAGTAAAATAGCTTCTGTTGAAATTTATCCTTCAGATGTGATGTCTGTAAGCAAAGAAGGAACACTTAAAAACGGCTGGGAAAAATTATCGGTTAAAGGAAAGAAATACGGCAGAGCAAGACTGCTTGTCAAATATGAGAACGGATTAATACAAACCATTCAATACAAAGTAATCGAATCCGAATCGCAAACCATTCATAATTACGGGAAATTTATTTCGACCAATCAATGGTTTGACAAGCCCGATAGTTTGTTTCACAGAAGCCCGTCGTTTATCAGTTATGATAATGAATTGCACAGGCAAGTTGTGCAAAGCAACCGCGCGTGGATTGCGGGTTTGAGCGATGAAGGCGGGGCAGGCAGCTGGCTTGGAGTGATTATGAAACAATTGGTGCAGCCTGATAAAACAGAGATTCAACAGATAGAACAGTTTATTGATTCTACTTTGTGGGGACATATTCAATATAATAACGGCGCATTAAAATACGGCGTAAGAAAAAGCTTGTTTTATTATGCACCCGATTCTTTGCCTGCTAATACTTATGATTCATCCATCAATTTTAAAACATGGTCTGCGTGGCCGCTAAAAGAAGCTAGTTCTGTTGGGCGTTCCTATAATTATCCACACGTGGTTGCAGCGTATTGGGTCATGTACCGAATGGCGCGTTATCATCAGGGTTTGGTAGAGAATCATTCGTGGAATTGGTATCTGGAACAGGCTTTTCATACGTCTTTGGCAATGGTTAATCTTGCTCCCTATTACACGCAGTTCGGACAAATGGAAGGAACGGTATTCTATCTTTTGCTGAAAGATTTAAAACGTGAAGGATTGACAACGGAAGCCGATGAATTGGAAAGTGTGATGAAGAAAAGGGCGATACATTGGCGTTCATTATTATTTCCATTCGGCAGCGAAATGCCTTGGGATTCCACAGGTCAGGAAGAAGTTTTTATATGGTCGTTGTATTTCGGATTTTACGATAAAGCAGATGTAACGTTACAAGCTATTCTTGGTTATATGCCTGCAATTCCCAACTGGGCATACAATGGAAATGCACGCCGTTACTGGGATTTTTTGTATGCGGGCAAATTGCAACGCGTCGAAAGAATGGTGCATCATTACGGTTCGGAACTGAATGCCATTCCCGTTTTGAGTTGGTACAGATTGCACCCGGAAGATTTGTATTTATTGCGGGTAGGATACGGCGGCGTTTTGGGCGGCATCGCCAATATTGAACAAAGCGGCTTTGCGCCGCTGGCTTTTCATTCTTTTCCGGCATCGTTAAAGAATGATGGTTTGTCTGGAGATTATGGCTCGGGCTTTTTCGGTTATTCAATTAATGATGCAACTTATATTTTAAAAGATACAACATTCGGTTGGTTGTCATTCGGCGGAAACCTGCATCAACACGGCGATTGGATAAATGTTGATATAACAACTGCATCGCGTTCACGTGTGTTTCTTGCCCCCGAAAAATTATGGATTACGCTGGATGCGGGCAATTTGAAAAGTATCAGATACAATGAGCGTTCAAAAGAAATCCGGCTTACACTCATGCCTAAAGATTCTTTTACTGAACAAGCTGTGTTGCAGATTTCATCATCTACGGGAAATCTTGTACCATATTATTTTACTTCGGAAACCGGTATAACAAAGCAGGATAACAACTACACTGTTCAACTGAAAAATCAGGAGATAGTTTTGGCGCTTAGAAAGCGGCAGTAA